The Streptomyces sp. cg36 genomic interval CGATCCAGAGGAACGGCTCAACCGGGCCCGGCGGTCCTGCGGACTGCCCACCCCCGGCCCGGCCTGAGCCCCCGCCCGGCGCCCCGGCCGGTCAGCACTCCACCCGCGCGTCCCGTCACCCCCCACCGGAAAGGCTGCCACCCGTGTCCGAACGCACCTCCCGACTCCGCTCCAGAGAGCCACAGCACGACACCGCGACCGACATCGCCATGGACGACGACGCGACGCTGCACGCCATGGGGTATCCGCGCAAACTGACGCGCAGGTTCCACGCGTTCGACAACTTCGCCATATCGTTCACCATCATCAACATCATCTCCGGGATCTTCTCCGCGTTCGGCTTCGGCATGGGGGCCGGCGGCCCGCGCATCCTGATCTTCGGCTGGATAGGCGTCTCGGTGATGGTGCTGTTCGTCGGGGCGGCGATGGGCGAGATCGCCTCCGCCTACCCGACCAGCGGCGCGCTGTACTTCTCCGCGGGCAAGCTCGCCAAGCGCCACCGGGGCGCCTGGTCCTGGTACACGGGGTGGCTCAACTTCGTGGGCCAGGTGGGCGGCACGGCGGCCACCAACTACGCCGCCGCCACCTTCATCCAGGCGTTCGTCGCCATGCAGTGGCCCTCCTACGACCCGACGCCGCAGCAGACCGTCGGCATCGCCGCGGTGATCCTGGTGGTGCAGGCGCTGGCCAACACGTACACCGTGCAGCTGGTCGCGATCGTCAACCGCATCTCGGTGTGGTGGCTGCTGATCGGCATGGTGGTGATCGTCGCCGCGCTCACCCTCAAGCCCTCCCACCACCAGTCGGCCTCCTTCGCCAACCACTTCGTGAACACCACCGGCTTCAGCAGCGGTCTGTACGCCGCCATGCTCGGCCTGCTGGTGACCAGTTGGACGTTCACCGGCTTCGACGGCAGCTTCCACATGTCGGAGGAGACGGTGCGGGCCACCGTCAACACGCCCAAGGGCATCATGCGCGCGATCATCTACTCGGCGCTCGCCGGACTCGTCCTCATGCTCGCCCTGGTGTACGCGATCCGCGACTACGCGGGCGAGGCGGGCTCGGACGCCCCGCCGGTGCAGATCCTCATCGACGCGCTGGGCCTGGGCACCGCCAAGCTGCTCCTGCTGATCGTGATCGGCGCCATGCTCTTCTGCGGCCTCGCCAACATGACCAGCAACACCCGCCAGATCTTCGCGTTCTCGCGGGACGGCGCCATGCCCGGCTCGCGCTGGTGGCACTCGGTCTCGCTGCGCACCCGCACCCCCGTCAAGGCGGTGTGGCTGGCGGCGGCGTGCTCGCTGGTGCTGATC includes:
- a CDS encoding amino acid permease, with protein sequence MGYPRKLTRRFHAFDNFAISFTIINIISGIFSAFGFGMGAGGPRILIFGWIGVSVMVLFVGAAMGEIASAYPTSGALYFSAGKLAKRHRGAWSWYTGWLNFVGQVGGTAATNYAAATFIQAFVAMQWPSYDPTPQQTVGIAAVILVVQALANTYTVQLVAIVNRISVWWLLIGMVVIVAALTLKPSHHQSASFANHFVNTTGFSSGLYAAMLGLLVTSWTFTGFDGSFHMSEETVRATVNTPKGIMRAIIYSALAGLVLMLALVYAIRDYAGEAGSDAPPVQILIDALGLGTAKLLLLIVIGAMLFCGLANMTSNTRQIFAFSRDGAMPGSRWWHSVSLRTRTPVKAVWLAAACSLVLIVPGWWSHTAFTAIVSVNVVGLYLAYGVPIFLRLRLDDFEPGPWNLGRYGKPVAAIAVGWIVLSSVLFMLPQSSPITTTSFNYAPIALGAVLFIATLWWFATARRRFQGPVSYGSPDEVAAMDLI